In Melopsittacus undulatus isolate bMelUnd1 chromosome 6, bMelUnd1.mat.Z, whole genome shotgun sequence, the following proteins share a genomic window:
- the EFCAB14 gene encoding EF-hand calcium-binding domain-containing protein 14 isoform X1, producing the protein MKKRKELNALIGLAADGRRKKPAKKGSGHRLLRTEPPASDSESSSEEDEFAGERGRCGKGDYLRCCKFCYPLCSFVILAACVIACVGLVWMQVALKEDLDAIKEKFRTMESNQKTSFQEIPKLNEDLVQKQKQLEQIETGELGLNKVWINITEINKQISLLTSTVNHLKNNIKSASDLISLPLTVEKLQKTVANIGSTLTSVSHDVENIQTAIEEYKKSIEILQNDVRELKQIPSLPSTVMPRTEKNQTENCRKESQSLHAALGELNNTVVAYQKLNDIKLLNVDSAIGNLSQRVMLLEHATLSGNNLDKRENLSTSVGNDATTSQNVENEDQIDNETNSNKELKEMVTRDSQVSKLRETLQMISALTGKSENDKLIETSSNAESSLSTTAKPTDLSRLPSRSADDNTEGNGQLRHLSLPGISSIEDLQNFFEKATQDADGKLSHEDLQKLLGSTAQESQSFKRFDTDGDEKYSLQELRLALGV; encoded by the exons ATGAAGAAGCGGAAGGAGCTGAACGCTCTCATCGGCCTGGCCGCCGACGGCCGCAGGAAGAAGCCCGCTAAGAAGGGCTCGGGCCACCGGCTGCTGCGCACGGAGCCGCCCGCCTCCGACTCTGAGTCCAGCTCCGAGGAGGACGAGTTCGCCGGGGAGCGGGGCCGCTGCGGCAA GGGAGACTATCTACGATGCTGCAAGTTCTGTTACCCATTATGTTCATTTGTCATTCTCGCCGCTTGTGTGATAGCGTGTGTTGGCTTAGTCTGGATGCAGGTGGCCCTCAAGGAGGATCTGGATGCAATAAAAGAGAAGTTTCGGACTA tggAATCTAATCAAAAGACATCATTCCAGGAAATCCCTAAACTGAACGAAGATTTGGTGCAGAAGCAAAAGCAACTCGAACAAATCGAGACTGGAGAACTGGGGCTAAATAAAGTTTGGATAAATATCACGGAGATCAATAAACAG ATATCGCTATTGACCTCAACAGTAAATCATCTCAAAAACAACATAAAGTCTGCTTCTGATctgatttctcttcctctcacaGTAGAGAAACTTCAGAAG ACTGTAGCTAACATAGGCAGCACACTTACCAGTGTTTCGCATGATGTTGAAAATATACAGACAGCTATTGAAGAATACAAGAAATCCATAGAAATCCTTCAGAATGACGTG AGGGAATTAAAACAGATACCTTCACTTCCCTCCACTGTTATGCCAAGAACTGAgaaaaatcagacagaaaactgcagaaag GAAAGCCAGTCACTGCATGCAGCCTTGGGAGAGCTAAATAACACTGTAGTGGCGTACCAAAAGTTGAATGACATCAAGCTTCTAAATGTGGATTCAGCCATTGGTAACCTCAGCCAGAGGGTTATGCTATTAGAACATGCTACCCTTTCTGGGAATAATCTggacaaaagagaaaacttgtCTACCAGTGTG GGGAATGATGCAACTACCTCtcaaaatgtggaaaatgaagatcAAATAGATAATGAAACTAATTCAAATAAAGAACTGAAG GAAATGGTAACTAGAGACTCTCAGGTATCAAAACTAAGAGAGACGCTTCAGATGATCAGTGCTCTCACAGGCAAGTCAGAAAATGACAAACTCATCGAGACATCAAGTAATG CTGAAAGTAGTCTGAGTACTACAGCAAAACCCACAGACCTTTCAAGGCTGCCTTCAAGGTCAGCTGATGACAACACAGAGGGTAATGGACAGCTGAGACATCTGTCCTTACCAGGAATTTCCAGCATTGAAG ATCTTCagaatttctttgaaaaagcaACCCAAGATGCTGATGGAAAACTGTCACATGAAGATCTTCAAAAGCTGCTTGGCTCAACAGCTCAAGAGTCACAGAGCTTTAAGCGATTTGACACAGATGGAGATGAGAAATACTCACTACAAGAACTGAGATTAGCATTAGGTGTCTAA
- the LOC101868159 gene encoding cytochrome P450 4B1-like, with amino-acid sequence MKLLWLGVDVSRVLHLAAVFCLTCVLLKAIQLYRRRRELLRALADFPGHPTHWLLGHVQEFLKEEEALDKEETWAQKYLYAHPVWFGSFSAFLVITDPDYAKALLSRGDPKDNVSYKYLVPWIGNGLLILHGPKWHQHRRLLTPGFHYDILKPYVALMAESTNVMLDKWEQLITDGKPVELFEHVSLMTLDSIMKCAFSCHSNCQTNRKNTYIQAVYDMCQMVHQRLRIFPYHNDIIYWLSPHGFRFRKYCQLAHDHTDKVIHERKESLKDEQEFEKIQKKRHLDFLDILLCAKDENGAGLSDEDLRAEVDTFMFEGHDTTASGISWLLYCLASHPEHQARCREEIQGILGERETLQWEDLGKMTYSTMCIKESLRLYPPVPGVSRQLSKPITFPDGRTLPEGSVAAISIYVIHRNPAFWKDPLVFDPLRFSPENVSGRHSHAFLPFSAGMRNCIGQQFAMNEMKVALALTLLRFQLSPDPAKPPYKIPQIILRSKNGIHLYLKKIR; translated from the exons ATGAAGCTCCTTTGGCTGGGGGTGGATGTCTCCCGGGTGCTGCACCTCGCCGCCGTGTTCTGCCTCACCTGCGTGCTgctgaaagccatccagctgtaCCGCCGGCGGCGGGAGCTGCTCAGAGCGCTGGCCGACTTCCCCGGACACCCGACACACTGGCTCCTGGGTCACGTCCAGGAG TTTCTCAAGGAGGAAGAGGCGCTGGACAAGGAAGAGACCTGGGCACAGAAGTACCTATACGCTCACCCTGTCTGGTTCGGGAGTTTCTCAGCATTCCTGGTTATCACTGATCCTGACTATGCCAAGGCTTTGCTGTCCAGAGGAG ATCCCAAGGATAACGTCAGCTATAAATACCTTGTCCCGTGGATCG GGAATGGGTTGCTGATCTTACACGGGCCAAAATGGCACCAACACCGAAGACTCCTGACTCCGGGCTTTCATTACGACATCTTGAAACCATACGTGGCCCTGATGGCAGAGTCTACTAATGTGATGCTG GATAAATGGGAACAACTGATCACAGATGGAAAACCGGTGGAACTCTTTGAACATGTCAGCTTGATGACCCTCGACAGCATCATGAAATGTGCCTTCAGTTGTCACAGCAACTGCCAGACCAACAG GAAAAACACCTACATCCAGGCTGTCTACGACATGTGCCAAATGGTACATCAGCGCCTCCGCATCTTCCCTTACCACAATGATATCATTTACTGGCTCAGTCCCCATGGATTTCGGTTTAGGAAGTACTGCCAGCTTGCTCATGACCACACAG ACAAGGTGATCCATGAGCGAAAGGAGTCCCTAAAAGATGAACAGGAATTTGAAAAGATCCAGAAGAAGAGACATTTGGACTTCTTGGACATTCTGCTGTGTGCCAAA GATGAGAACGGAGCTGGGCTATCTGATGAGGACCTGCGTGCTGAGGTGGACACATTCATGTTTGAAGGCCATGATACCACAGCCAGTGGCATCTCCTGGCTCTTGTACTGCCTGGCATCACATCCCGAGCACCAGGCACGGTGCCGGGAAGAGATCCAGGGGATCCTGGGAGAGCGGGAGACGCTTCAGTG GGAGGACCTGGGCAAGATGACTTACAGCACCATGTGCATCAAGGAGAGCCTTCGCCTTTATCCACCAGTGCCTGGTGTGTCCCGGCAGCTCAGCAAACCCATCACCTTCCCTGATGGTCGCACCTTGCCAGAAG GCAGCGTTGCTGCGATAAGCATTTATGTCATACACAGAAACCCTGCATTCTGGAAAGACCCTTTG GTGTTTGACCCATTGCGGTTTTCCCCGGAGAACGTCTCTGGCAGGCACTCTCAtgcctttctgcctttttctgctGGAATGAG GAACTGCATCGGGCAGCAGTTTGCCATGAACGAGATGAAGGTGGCGCTGGCCCTGACCCTGCTCCGCTTTCAGCTCTCCCCTGATCCTGCCAAGCCTCCCTACAAAATACCTCAGATCATTCTTCGCTCCAAGAACGGGATTCACCTGTATCTGAAGAAAATCCGCTGA
- the EFCAB14 gene encoding EF-hand calcium-binding domain-containing protein 14 isoform X2, translating into MKKRKELNALIGLAADGRRKKPAKKGSGHRLLRTEPPASDSESSSEEDEFAGERGRCGKGDYLRCCKFCYPLCSFVILAACVIACVGLVWMQVALKEDLDAIKEKFRTMESNQKTSFQEIPKLNEDLVQKQKQLEQIETGELGLNKVWINITEINKQISLLTSTVNHLKNNIKSASDLISLPLTVEKLQKESQSLHAALGELNNTVVAYQKLNDIKLLNVDSAIGNLSQRVMLLEHATLSGNNLDKRENLSTSVGNDATTSQNVENEDQIDNETNSNKELKEMVTRDSQVSKLRETLQMISALTGKSENDKLIETSSNAESSLSTTAKPTDLSRLPSRSADDNTEGNGQLRHLSLPGISSIEDLQNFFEKATQDADGKLSHEDLQKLLGSTAQESQSFKRFDTDGDEKYSLQELRLALGV; encoded by the exons ATGAAGAAGCGGAAGGAGCTGAACGCTCTCATCGGCCTGGCCGCCGACGGCCGCAGGAAGAAGCCCGCTAAGAAGGGCTCGGGCCACCGGCTGCTGCGCACGGAGCCGCCCGCCTCCGACTCTGAGTCCAGCTCCGAGGAGGACGAGTTCGCCGGGGAGCGGGGCCGCTGCGGCAA GGGAGACTATCTACGATGCTGCAAGTTCTGTTACCCATTATGTTCATTTGTCATTCTCGCCGCTTGTGTGATAGCGTGTGTTGGCTTAGTCTGGATGCAGGTGGCCCTCAAGGAGGATCTGGATGCAATAAAAGAGAAGTTTCGGACTA tggAATCTAATCAAAAGACATCATTCCAGGAAATCCCTAAACTGAACGAAGATTTGGTGCAGAAGCAAAAGCAACTCGAACAAATCGAGACTGGAGAACTGGGGCTAAATAAAGTTTGGATAAATATCACGGAGATCAATAAACAG ATATCGCTATTGACCTCAACAGTAAATCATCTCAAAAACAACATAAAGTCTGCTTCTGATctgatttctcttcctctcacaGTAGAGAAACTTCAGAAG GAAAGCCAGTCACTGCATGCAGCCTTGGGAGAGCTAAATAACACTGTAGTGGCGTACCAAAAGTTGAATGACATCAAGCTTCTAAATGTGGATTCAGCCATTGGTAACCTCAGCCAGAGGGTTATGCTATTAGAACATGCTACCCTTTCTGGGAATAATCTggacaaaagagaaaacttgtCTACCAGTGTG GGGAATGATGCAACTACCTCtcaaaatgtggaaaatgaagatcAAATAGATAATGAAACTAATTCAAATAAAGAACTGAAG GAAATGGTAACTAGAGACTCTCAGGTATCAAAACTAAGAGAGACGCTTCAGATGATCAGTGCTCTCACAGGCAAGTCAGAAAATGACAAACTCATCGAGACATCAAGTAATG CTGAAAGTAGTCTGAGTACTACAGCAAAACCCACAGACCTTTCAAGGCTGCCTTCAAGGTCAGCTGATGACAACACAGAGGGTAATGGACAGCTGAGACATCTGTCCTTACCAGGAATTTCCAGCATTGAAG ATCTTCagaatttctttgaaaaagcaACCCAAGATGCTGATGGAAAACTGTCACATGAAGATCTTCAAAAGCTGCTTGGCTCAACAGCTCAAGAGTCACAGAGCTTTAAGCGATTTGACACAGATGGAGATGAGAAATACTCACTACAAGAACTGAGATTAGCATTAGGTGTCTAA